The Winogradskyella schleiferi genome has a window encoding:
- a CDS encoding FMN-binding negative transcriptional regulator: MYPPKQHQDNEKKHLIEVMKTYPLATLISIKDNQPFITHLPLIYDDGKLIGHIDIYNPQAELLKNNNNITVIFSGPSCYISPSIYSTTQLPTWNYIKVHVTGKVKAIKDKMALKESLITMTEFLEAPNHHYVLKADNPRMESNLKYIELFEIEITTWEGKFKLSQDKKPRDIKAAREELIRSNQESIKQFLDTVF, translated from the coding sequence TTGTATCCTCCAAAACAGCATCAAGACAACGAAAAAAAACATTTAATTGAAGTGATGAAAACGTATCCTTTGGCGACGTTAATTTCAATTAAAGACAACCAACCTTTCATTACACATTTACCGTTAATTTATGACGATGGAAAATTGATAGGACACATTGATATTTATAATCCACAAGCGGAATTATTAAAAAACAATAATAATATTACCGTTATTTTCAGTGGTCCCAGTTGTTATATTTCTCCTAGTATATATAGTACAACCCAGCTTCCCACATGGAACTATATTAAAGTGCATGTTACAGGAAAAGTAAAAGCTATAAAAGATAAAATGGCTTTAAAAGAATCGCTAATTACTATGACCGAATTTCTTGAAGCGCCAAACCACCACTATGTTTTGAAAGCGGACAATCCACGAATGGAAAGTAATCTCAAATACATTGAGCTCTTTGAAATTGAAATAACAACTTGGGAAGGGAAATTCAAATTATCCCAAGATAAAAAGCCAAGAGATATCAAAGCTGCTCGTGAGGAATTAATAAGATCAAATCAGGAAAGTATAAAACAATTTTTAGATACGGTATTTTAA
- the rlmB gene encoding 23S rRNA (guanosine(2251)-2'-O)-methyltransferase RlmB — MKKETTIFGIRAIIEAIKSNETIDKVFMQKGLHGELYKELESLIRSEAINASYVPIEKLNRLTRGNHQGAVAQISPIAFHDIDNLVMSVIESGKTPLFLLLDQLSDVRNFGAIVRTAECTGVHGIIIQKKGGAPINGDTIKTSAGAIFKMPICKVDHIKDAVFHMQSSGIKVIAASEKADNYLYNVSFKEPCAIIMGSEGRGINPSVLKVVDDQAKLPILGEIESLNVSVACGAFLYEAVRQRS, encoded by the coding sequence AAAAAGAAACCACAATTTTTGGAATTAGAGCCATTATAGAAGCGATAAAATCTAACGAGACTATCGATAAGGTTTTTATGCAAAAAGGGCTTCATGGCGAACTGTACAAGGAATTAGAAAGCTTAATACGTTCAGAAGCCATCAATGCTTCTTATGTGCCCATAGAAAAGCTAAATCGATTAACACGCGGTAACCATCAAGGTGCCGTGGCTCAGATTTCGCCAATTGCCTTTCATGATATTGATAATTTGGTCATGAGCGTTATTGAATCCGGAAAAACGCCTTTGTTCTTATTGCTAGATCAATTGAGTGATGTTAGAAATTTTGGCGCCATTGTTCGTACAGCAGAATGCACTGGAGTCCATGGTATTATCATTCAGAAAAAAGGTGGAGCACCTATAAATGGAGATACCATAAAAACAAGTGCTGGTGCTATTTTCAAAATGCCGATTTGTAAAGTAGATCATATAAAAGATGCCGTTTTCCACATGCAATCTTCAGGAATTAAAGTCATAGCAGCTTCAGAAAAGGCAGATAATTATTTATATAACGTCTCTTTTAAAGAACCATGCGCTATAATTATGGGTTCTGAGGGAAGAGGTATTAATCCATCCGTATTAAAAGTGGTGGACGACCAGGCAAAGCTTCCCATTTTAGGAGAGATAGAATCATTGAATGTGTCTGTGGCATGTGGTGCATTTCTCTACGAAGCTGTTAGGCAACGTTCCTAA
- a CDS encoding replication-associated recombination protein A: MNTPLAERLRPNTLDDYLSQQHLVGKNGMLYQQIKSGVIPSLILWGPPGIGKTTLANVIANESERPFFKLSAINSGVAAIREVIDKAKKSGGLFTAKNPILFIDEIHRFSKSQQDSLLEAVEKGWVTLIGATTENPSFEVISALLSRCQVYTLNAFSKADLEALLQRAMTEDTTLSKLNIELKETEALLRFSGGDARKLLNIFELLVASFEGKNIIITNDLVTKQVQSKAARYDKTGEQHYDIISAFIKSIRGSDPNAAVYYLARMIEGGEDVKFIARRLLILASEDIGNANPTALVIANNTFQAVSVIGNPESRIILSQCTTYLASSAKSNAAYEAIGKAQQLVKDTGDLSVPLAIRNAPTKLMKELGYGDSYKYSHSYENNFAAQEFLPEEIANTKLYNPGNNAREQAQRNYLKLLWKDKYGY, translated from the coding sequence ATGAATACACCTTTAGCCGAACGTTTAAGACCAAATACACTTGACGACTATTTAAGTCAGCAGCATCTAGTGGGTAAAAACGGTATGTTATACCAACAAATTAAAAGCGGTGTGATTCCTTCATTAATTCTTTGGGGACCACCTGGTATTGGAAAAACCACATTAGCCAACGTTATCGCTAATGAATCGGAGCGTCCGTTTTTTAAATTGAGTGCTATAAATTCTGGAGTTGCAGCTATAAGGGAGGTCATTGATAAAGCTAAAAAAAGTGGTGGATTATTTACGGCAAAAAATCCGATTTTATTTATTGATGAAATCCACAGGTTTAGCAAATCACAACAAGATTCTCTTTTAGAAGCCGTTGAAAAAGGTTGGGTAACCTTAATTGGAGCTACAACTGAAAACCCGAGTTTTGAAGTTATTTCTGCTTTGCTTTCCAGATGTCAAGTGTATACCTTAAATGCATTTAGCAAGGCCGATTTAGAAGCGTTACTGCAGCGTGCAATGACAGAAGACACTACACTTTCTAAATTAAACATTGAATTAAAGGAAACGGAAGCCTTATTACGATTCTCTGGAGGCGATGCTAGAAAATTGTTAAATATTTTTGAGTTGTTGGTCGCGTCATTTGAAGGTAAAAATATTATTATCACCAACGATTTAGTTACAAAGCAAGTACAGAGTAAAGCGGCTCGCTACGATAAGACTGGAGAGCAGCATTATGATATCATTTCAGCATTTATAAAATCGATTCGTGGTAGCGACCCAAATGCAGCCGTGTATTATTTAGCACGAATGATTGAAGGTGGCGAAGATGTGAAATTTATTGCTAGACGACTTTTAATTCTAGCAAGTGAAGATATCGGAAATGCCAACCCAACGGCGTTAGTCATTGCCAATAATACATTTCAAGCAGTTTCTGTCATTGGCAATCCCGAATCTCGAATTATTTTAAGCCAATGTACCACCTATTTAGCAAGTTCAGCAAAGAGCAACGCCGCCTATGAGGCTATTGGTAAAGCTCAACAATTGGTCAAAGACACAGGCGATTTATCTGTACCTTTAGCAATCAGAAATGCGCCAACCAAGCTTATGAAAGAATTGGGTTATGGCGATAGTTATAAGTATTCCCATAGCTATGAAAATAACTTTGCAGCTCAAGAATTCCTACCAGAAGAAATTGCCAATACCAAATTATACAACCCTGGAAATAATGCTCGTGAGCAGGCGCAACGAAATTATTTGAAGCTACTTTGGAAAGATAAGTATGGGTATTAA
- a CDS encoding dienelactone hydrolase family protein yields MKDLKKEDISQEVFDLYDDYAHNKLNRRQFVEKLGIYAVGGLTVSSLLSFMSPDYVNSLLVQPDDPTLDSKYITYESPKGGGTIKGLLSQPKDNKIKLPGVIVVHENRGLNPYIEDVGRRTAKEGFISLAPDALSPLGGYPGNDDDGRTMQKKRNQQEMLEDFIAAYHYLKNHENCDGNVGVVGFCFGGWISNMMAVRLPDLGAAVPYYGRQPEAEDAVKIEAPLLLQYAELDTRVNAGWPEFEKILIENGIDYQAYMYPGVNHGFHNNTTPRYDKEAATLSWDRTIAFFNEHLK; encoded by the coding sequence ATGAAAGACTTAAAAAAAGAAGATATTAGTCAAGAAGTTTTCGATTTATACGATGATTATGCGCACAATAAACTCAACAGAAGACAGTTTGTTGAAAAACTCGGCATATACGCGGTTGGCGGTTTAACGGTATCATCATTATTAAGTTTTATGTCTCCTGATTATGTAAATAGTTTACTGGTACAACCCGATGATCCCACTTTAGATTCCAAATATATTACTTACGAATCTCCAAAAGGTGGTGGCACCATAAAAGGGTTATTGTCACAACCAAAAGATAACAAAATCAAATTGCCAGGTGTCATTGTGGTGCATGAAAACAGAGGACTGAACCCATATATTGAAGATGTTGGAAGACGCACGGCAAAAGAAGGGTTTATTTCCCTAGCGCCAGACGCTTTATCGCCTCTTGGCGGTTATCCAGGAAATGATGACGACGGCAGAACCATGCAGAAAAAGCGGAACCAGCAAGAAATGCTCGAAGATTTTATTGCGGCTTACCATTACTTAAAGAATCATGAGAATTGCGATGGCAATGTTGGCGTCGTTGGGTTTTGCTTTGGAGGTTGGATCTCAAATATGATGGCTGTTCGCTTACCAGATTTAGGTGCTGCAGTTCCATATTATGGCAGACAACCAGAAGCTGAAGATGCTGTAAAAATTGAAGCGCCTCTTCTACTCCAATATGCCGAATTAGATACCAGAGTTAATGCAGGTTGGCCAGAGTTTGAAAAAATACTCATCGAAAACGGAATAGACTATCAAGCCTATATGTATCCAGGCGTGAATCATGGTTTTCACAATAATACGACACCAAGATATGATAAAGAAGCAGCAACTTTATCTTGGGACCGGACTATTGCTTTTTTTAACGAACATTTGAAATAA
- a CDS encoding YjjG family noncanonical pyrimidine nucleotidase, giving the protein MTNPIKHVFFDLDHTLWDFDKNSGLTFEKIFNLNKIEVELNDFLSIYEPINLNYWKLYREEKVTKSALRYGRLKEAFDGVGVRIEDDMINHLSEAYIDNLSSFNHLFDGTFEILDYLKDKYELHIITNGFEEAQEKKMTSSNIKMYFKTVTNSEMVGVKKPNPKIFNFALNLAKANAKESIMIGDSLEADIEGAHKIGMDTIHFDYKDAYNGHGYKRVTNLKTLINHL; this is encoded by the coding sequence ATGACAAACCCTATAAAACATGTTTTTTTCGATCTGGATCATACCCTTTGGGATTTTGATAAAAACTCTGGTTTAACATTCGAAAAGATTTTTAATTTGAATAAAATTGAAGTAGAACTCAACGATTTTTTGTCAATATATGAACCCATAAACTTGAATTATTGGAAACTCTATAGAGAAGAAAAAGTCACAAAATCAGCCTTGCGCTACGGAAGATTGAAAGAAGCTTTTGATGGAGTAGGAGTGAGGATAGAGGATGATATGATCAATCATTTGTCGGAAGCTTATATAGATAACCTTTCCTCATTTAACCATTTGTTTGATGGGACTTTTGAAATTCTGGATTACCTAAAAGATAAATACGAATTGCATATCATTACTAACGGTTTTGAGGAAGCACAAGAAAAGAAAATGACATCTTCAAATATTAAAATGTATTTTAAAACCGTTACTAATTCTGAAATGGTAGGCGTTAAGAAACCTAATCCTAAAATTTTTAACTTTGCTCTGAATTTAGCCAAGGCTAATGCGAAAGAAAGTATTATGATTGGCGATAGTCTGGAAGCAGATATTGAAGGTGCGCACAAAATTGGAATGGATACCATTCATTTTGACTATAAAGATGCCTATAACGGCCATGGTTATAAACGCGTTACAAATTTAAAAACACTTATAAATCATCTTTAA
- the radC gene encoding RadC family protein, with product MTEKSTSFSIKNWSQDDQPREKLRDKGKTSLSDAELIAILIGSGNREESAVALCKRIFASVDNNLNALGKLSIAQLMEFKGIGEAKAITIAAALELGRRRRLEDTLRLDKIISSRSVFDLMQPIIGDLPHEEFWILYLNNSNKVIHKNQLSKGGITGTLVDVRLVLKNALEVGATALILCHNHPSETLKPSKSDKDVTQKLKAAAESLDIKVLDHLIITEKAYFSFADENII from the coding sequence ATGACAGAGAAATCAACTTCATTTTCAATTAAAAATTGGTCACAAGACGATCAACCGCGGGAAAAGCTCAGGGACAAAGGAAAGACATCGTTAAGTGATGCGGAATTGATCGCCATTTTAATCGGATCTGGGAACCGGGAAGAAAGTGCTGTGGCACTCTGCAAGCGTATTTTTGCAAGCGTTGATAATAATCTGAATGCTTTAGGGAAATTATCTATTGCACAATTAATGGAATTTAAAGGTATAGGAGAAGCCAAAGCGATAACTATTGCTGCAGCATTGGAACTAGGAAGACGTCGACGGTTGGAAGACACACTTCGATTAGATAAAATAATATCGAGCCGTTCGGTTTTTGATCTAATGCAACCTATTATTGGCGATTTGCCACATGAAGAATTTTGGATTCTATACCTTAACAATTCCAACAAGGTCATTCATAAAAACCAATTGAGTAAAGGCGGAATTACGGGCACTTTAGTTGATGTGCGCTTAGTACTAAAAAATGCGCTCGAAGTTGGGGCAACGGCCTTAATACTTTGCCATAACCATCCATCAGAAACGTTGAAACCAAGCAAATCTGATAAGGATGTGACCCAAAAATTAAAAGCAGCTGCAGAAAGTTTGGACATAAAAGTTCTGGACCATCTTATTATAACCGAGAAAGCGTATTTTAGTTTCGCAGATGAGAATATTATATAA
- a CDS encoding rhomboid family intramembrane serine protease — protein sequence MSKNQQFKYSNSIIVYPLIILFTIWLVFWFQVRVDSGIKAFGIRPQKVEGLLGIVTSPFLHGDINHIYNNSIPLFVLSLAMFYFYNKIAWKVMGFGLLFSGFLTWLIASNGNHIGASGLVYVLVSFMFFKGIFAKHYRLIALSLLVIFLYGSMIWYVFPIKSGMSWEGHLAGLITGLIFALIFRRQIAKPERYQWEQADYNEEDDPFMKHFDEDGNFIEFEPELENEIEIESEIEKNLKLESKENPNTNINYIFKKSNNDTAN from the coding sequence ATGAGCAAAAACCAACAATTCAAATATTCTAACAGCATTATTGTCTATCCACTGATAATTTTGTTTACTATTTGGTTGGTGTTTTGGTTTCAAGTAAGAGTTGATAGCGGTATTAAGGCATTCGGTATAAGGCCGCAAAAGGTTGAAGGTCTATTAGGTATTGTGACTAGTCCATTTTTACATGGAGATATCAATCATATTTATAATAACTCTATACCGCTTTTTGTCCTCAGTTTAGCCATGTTTTATTTCTATAATAAAATTGCTTGGAAAGTCATGGGCTTTGGCCTTTTGTTTTCAGGATTTTTAACCTGGTTGATTGCCAGTAATGGAAATCATATCGGAGCTAGTGGACTGGTTTACGTGTTGGTCAGTTTTATGTTTTTTAAAGGCATTTTCGCTAAGCATTACAGACTTATTGCGTTGTCCTTATTGGTTATCTTTCTCTATGGCAGTATGATTTGGTATGTATTCCCAATTAAAAGTGGAATGTCTTGGGAAGGCCATTTGGCAGGTTTGATTACAGGATTAATCTTCGCATTAATATTCAGAAGACAAATAGCGAAACCTGAAAGGTACCAATGGGAACAAGCGGATTATAACGAAGAGGATGATCCATTTATGAAGCATTTTGATGAAGATGGTAATTTTATTGAGTTTGAACCAGAACTTGAAAACGAAATTGAAATCGAATCTGAAATTGAAAAAAATTTAAAGCTTGAATCAAAAGAGAATCCGAATACCAATATCAATTACATTTTCAAAAAGTCCAATAATGATACAGCCAACTGA
- a CDS encoding DUF1569 domain-containing protein, which produces MKSIFEENAYNEIKSRIDNLNENSKANWGKMSVGQMTWHCQGPFNIMLQKENYGLKPNWLAKVFFKKGLYNDKPWRKGLPTAKFLKAKEDKEFNAESKTLKTLIDEAYAEKNKTEWEPHPAFGYFTAQQWGQIQYKHLDHHLRQFGV; this is translated from the coding sequence ATGAAATCTATTTTTGAAGAAAATGCGTATAATGAAATAAAATCGCGAATCGATAATTTAAATGAAAACTCTAAGGCCAATTGGGGAAAAATGAGTGTTGGGCAAATGACGTGGCACTGCCAAGGCCCATTTAATATCATGCTACAAAAAGAAAACTATGGTTTAAAACCCAATTGGTTGGCTAAAGTTTTCTTTAAAAAAGGACTATACAACGATAAACCATGGCGTAAAGGTTTGCCAACTGCCAAGTTTTTAAAAGCTAAAGAAGATAAGGAATTCAATGCCGAATCCAAGACGCTTAAGACCTTAATTGATGAAGCCTATGCCGAAAAAAATAAAACCGAATGGGAGCCACATCCAGCATTCGGCTATTTTACAGCGCAACAATGGGGTCAAATACAGTACAAACATCTCGATCATCATTTAAGACAATTTGGAGTCTGA
- a CDS encoding polysaccharide deacetylase family protein yields the protein MLLVYTHKITPRVTYTFKHICKRILGIEVRFTSKIEDFIAHDSLKMSYTKQPLSHELFVRSNELLFETGLSDIDINVQQWDNTKGFFPTGERSDLPFDIFAAAFYLLSRYEEYLPHVRDEYGRFLASESLAFQHKFLNQPVVDIWAYKLKEILIQRFPDYEFPTRNYRVQPVIDVPMAYYFKQKGFLRTIGGTLNELRRFRLKHLYSRYLVLMGFKRDPYDTFKWIIRKQKQYNFKFMVLFLIGDYSTYDKNINTNKKQFVSLIKSVADYCDVGLKASYLSLDDVSILKMEKLKMETITHTDLKAVRHSFSKLNIPTSYRNLVELEIHQDFTMGYINTLGFRAGTCTPFQFYDLDYEVQTPLQINSYQCLDYGLLKYHSELDKTEHLQKIIKEVKAVNGTFIPIFHNYAFSNLDRWKGFRSLFDLILESAE from the coding sequence ATGTTACTAGTTTACACACATAAAATTACACCAAGAGTTACTTATACGTTTAAGCATATTTGTAAGCGTATTTTGGGAATAGAGGTGCGTTTTACTTCAAAAATTGAAGATTTTATTGCGCACGACAGCCTTAAAATGTCATATACAAAACAACCGTTGAGTCATGAGTTGTTTGTGAGAAGTAATGAGTTGTTGTTTGAAACTGGTCTTTCCGATATTGATATTAACGTACAACAATGGGATAATACTAAGGGATTTTTCCCAACGGGAGAACGTAGCGATTTACCGTTCGATATTTTTGCGGCGGCTTTTTATTTACTCAGCAGATATGAAGAATATTTACCTCATGTAAGAGACGAATACGGTCGTTTTTTAGCTTCAGAGAGTTTGGCCTTTCAGCACAAATTTTTAAATCAACCCGTTGTAGATATTTGGGCTTATAAGCTTAAGGAAATTTTAATACAACGGTTTCCAGATTACGAATTCCCAACGCGGAATTATCGCGTTCAGCCGGTTATTGACGTCCCAATGGCTTATTATTTTAAGCAGAAAGGGTTTTTAAGAACCATTGGAGGCACTTTGAATGAGCTCAGACGATTCAGGCTGAAACATTTGTATTCACGCTATTTGGTGTTGATGGGTTTTAAACGCGACCCTTACGATACGTTTAAGTGGATCATAAGAAAACAGAAACAATATAATTTTAAGTTTATGGTCCTCTTTCTTATAGGCGATTATTCAACTTATGATAAAAACATCAATACCAACAAAAAACAATTTGTTTCGCTTATTAAATCGGTTGCGGATTATTGTGATGTTGGTCTTAAAGCATCATATCTCTCTTTGGATGACGTATCAATTCTTAAAATGGAAAAACTTAAGATGGAAACGATTACACATACCGATTTAAAGGCGGTTCGCCATTCATTTTCAAAATTGAATATACCAACTTCGTATCGTAATCTAGTAGAATTAGAAATTCATCAAGATTTTACGATGGGCTACATCAATACTTTAGGCTTTAGAGCTGGTACATGTACTCCATTTCAGTTCTACGATTTGGATTATGAAGTGCAGACACCATTACAGATCAACTCATATCAATGTTTGGATTATGGGTTGTTAAAGTACCATTCTGAATTAGATAAAACAGAACATTTACAAAAAATAATCAAAGAAGTTAAGGCTGTAAATGGTACTTTTATTCCTATATTTCATAACTATGCATTTAGTAATCTAGACCGTTGGAAAGGTTTTAGGTCGCTATTTGATTTAATATTAGAATCTGCTGAATGA